The following are encoded in a window of Ignicoccus islandicus DSM 13165 genomic DNA:
- a CDS encoding helicase HerA domain-containing protein: MGIIELLVAIVTPFIICKSGIKPKNRKKVVEEIDSNTVRIRTQRGPIYVKGLRVEDIDSVKLLEEYDEIIRMYTQFLNRLNLDVALEIRLLKKSIDPVSIIKSIERELTHLKVQKMNDPTDIRIELRIGYLEKLLKLYSTSTLPSRIEINYLLYSRGLERLEAEKYTLKNLLSSLFKAQVRDIDSRELKKMVNPKVVKENGIVVPSIALALANPPLESTISDGIYLGIDIESNRIEFIPPTSIRHHIGVIGSTGMGKTTILASLIIRIHLLLSYVNVIVIDPKGDLEYILREMEIPVQVYRFKGTSTLRKEEINRVIENILDEIVNMEPSKDLRKVIVVDEAWLIESNLLEEIAREGRSKGISLIVATQSPSDLSYEIWSNIGTWIVLKLNRLDKDNWICTSLRDYCSYVTLLRKGEALVKFHNGRIKMIRLDVDEVIQSITTNLKSSIPNSFNNLETESGEITNGSSTNA; encoded by the coding sequence ATGGGAATAATAGAACTACTTGTTGCCATTGTTACACCATTCATTATATGTAAAAGTGGAATCAAGCCTAAGAATAGAAAGAAGGTTGTTGAGGAAATTGATTCCAATACTGTTCGTATACGAACTCAGAGGGGACCTATATATGTAAAGGGATTGAGAGTTGAAGATATAGATTCAGTAAAACTTCTTGAAGAGTATGACGAGATTATTAGAATGTATACTCAGTTCTTAAACAGATTGAATTTAGACGTAGCTTTGGAAATACGATTACTAAAGAAAAGCATCGATCCGGTATCTATTATAAAGAGTATTGAGAGGGAATTAACTCATTTAAAAGTACAAAAAATGAACGATCCAACTGATATTAGAATAGAATTGAGAATAGGGTACTTAGAAAAACTATTGAAGCTTTATTCCACGTCTACACTACCTTCGAGAATAGAGATCAATTACCTACTCTACTCAAGGGGTTTAGAGCGCTTGGAAGCCGAGAAATATACATTAAAAAACTTGTTGAGTAGCCTTTTCAAAGCGCAAGTACGCGACATCGATTCAAGAGAACTCAAGAAGATGGTTAACCCGAAGGTTGTAAAGGAAAATGGAATAGTAGTACCTTCCATTGCTCTAGCCTTAGCTAATCCACCACTTGAATCAACAATAAGCGATGGTATATACTTAGGGATCGACATTGAATCCAATCGCATAGAATTCATTCCACCTACCAGTATACGACATCACATAGGGGTGATTGGAAGCACTGGTATGGGCAAGACAACAATCTTAGCTTCACTCATAATAAGAATACATTTACTCCTTTCCTACGTTAACGTGATAGTAATAGATCCCAAAGGAGACCTAGAGTATATATTAAGAGAAATGGAGATACCGGTGCAAGTGTACAGATTTAAGGGGACTTCTACATTAAGAAAAGAAGAAATTAACAGGGTGATCGAGAATATTCTGGATGAAATAGTAAATATGGAACCTTCAAAAGATCTAAGGAAGGTAATAGTTGTTGATGAAGCGTGGCTTATAGAAAGTAACCTCTTGGAAGAAATAGCTCGTGAAGGAAGGAGTAAGGGAATAAGTCTTATAGTAGCAACCCAGTCCCCAAGTGATCTAAGCTATGAGATATGGAGTAACATAGGCACTTGGATTGTACTTAAACTTAATAGGTTAGACAAAGATAATTGGATATGTACGTCTCTACGCGATTACTGTAGCTACGTTACGTTGCTGCGGAAAGGCGAAGCTCTTGTGAAATTCCATAATGGAAGAATCAAG